The following proteins are co-located in the Nitrospirota bacterium genome:
- a CDS encoding arginine deiminase-related protein, whose protein sequence is MSRLLVCPPEYFRIDYEINPWMRVSNVVDPERARTQWSGLMKVLAEEVGAALETVPPVPGLPDMVFTANAGVVSGWLAVPSRFRHRERQKEEEHFTRWFRAHGYDVVLLDEGLYFEGAGDLLGFPDVWFGGYRQRSDIRAYVRLSELFDREIIPLELVDGRFYHLDTCFCPLSGGELLYYPPAFDDYARTVVADRIEEARRIAVPEAEALRFACNAVCVGKHVVLPAGCPDTVARLEASGYRPHPVPLDEFMKAGGSAKCLTLALD, encoded by the coding sequence ATGAGCCGGCTGCTGGTCTGCCCGCCCGAGTACTTCCGCATCGACTACGAGATCAACCCCTGGATGCGCGTGTCCAACGTGGTGGACCCGGAGCGGGCCCGCACGCAGTGGTCGGGGTTGATGAAGGTTCTCGCGGAAGAAGTCGGGGCGGCGCTGGAGACGGTGCCGCCGGTGCCGGGTCTGCCGGACATGGTCTTTACGGCCAATGCGGGCGTCGTCTCGGGATGGCTGGCGGTGCCGAGCCGGTTCCGCCACCGGGAGCGGCAGAAGGAGGAGGAGCATTTCACCCGCTGGTTCCGGGCGCACGGCTACGACGTGGTGCTTCTGGACGAGGGGCTCTACTTCGAGGGGGCCGGGGACCTGCTCGGGTTTCCAGACGTCTGGTTCGGCGGGTACCGGCAGCGGAGCGACATCCGCGCCTATGTCCGGCTGAGCGAGCTCTTCGACCGCGAGATCATCCCGTTGGAGCTCGTGGACGGCCGGTTCTACCACCTGGATACCTGCTTCTGTCCCCTGAGCGGGGGCGAGCTGCTCTATTACCCGCCCGCCTTCGACGACTATGCCCGGACCGTCGTGGCCGACCGGATCGAGGAGGCGCGGCGGATCGCCGTGCCCGAGGCGGAGGCGCTCCGGTTCGCCTGCAACGCGGTCTGCGTGGGCAAGCACGTGGTCCTGCCGGCCGGGTGTCCTGACACGGTGGCGCGGTTGGAGGCGAGCGGGTACCGGCCCCATCCCGTGCCGCTGGACGAGTTCATGAAGGCGGGCGGCTCCGCCAAGTGCCTCACGCTGGCCCTCGACTGA
- a CDS encoding tRNA pseudouridine(13) synthase TruD — translation MVERVWPYLTESVPGIGGRIRTVPEDFCVEERPLYLPCGEGEHLYLRVTKRGLPTPQMVTRFASTLGVKARCIGVAGLKDANAVTTQMVSVQGAGEASLSRLRADPHILSLEVLGRHRNRLRTGHHAGNSFRLVVRGVHQGARASVPLILEDLARRGVPNFFGPQRQGREGLNHQIGAALLRDEARRARMPRSKRLWYMHAYQSVLFNDILARRIQGIDRLLAGDWAMKHANGACFLVEQPDVEQLRAAAFEISPTGPLFGSRAPWATGEPGTIERAAAAELDATPESLTEAAASCGFRGERRPLRVPLRDLDWSLDGEILTLSFTLPPGGYATSVLRELMKTGELDGVRPQGRPAA, via the coding sequence CATCGGAGGACGGATCCGCACGGTTCCCGAGGACTTCTGCGTGGAGGAGCGGCCCCTCTATCTGCCCTGCGGCGAGGGCGAGCACCTCTACCTCCGCGTCACCAAGCGCGGGCTGCCCACGCCCCAGATGGTCACCCGCTTCGCCTCGACGCTGGGGGTGAAGGCCCGCTGCATCGGCGTCGCCGGGCTCAAGGACGCCAACGCCGTCACGACCCAAATGGTGTCGGTGCAAGGGGCTGGTGAGGCGTCGCTCTCCCGGCTCCGCGCCGACCCTCACATCCTCTCCCTCGAGGTGCTCGGGCGGCACCGGAACCGGCTGCGAACCGGCCACCATGCCGGGAACTCCTTTCGCCTGGTGGTGCGGGGCGTCCACCAGGGCGCCCGGGCGTCGGTCCCGCTGATCTTGGAGGATCTCGCCCGTCGCGGGGTGCCGAACTTCTTCGGGCCGCAACGGCAGGGGCGGGAAGGCCTGAACCATCAAATCGGCGCGGCGTTGCTCCGCGACGAAGCCCGGCGGGCCCGGATGCCGAGGTCCAAGCGCCTCTGGTACATGCACGCCTACCAGTCGGTGCTCTTCAACGACATCCTGGCCCGGCGCATCCAGGGGATCGACCGGCTATTGGCCGGGGACTGGGCGATGAAGCACGCGAACGGCGCCTGTTTCCTCGTGGAGCAGCCGGACGTGGAGCAGCTGAGGGCGGCCGCCTTCGAGATCAGCCCCACCGGCCCGCTGTTCGGCTCGCGGGCCCCCTGGGCGACGGGAGAGCCGGGGACGATCGAACGAGCCGCGGCTGCGGAGCTGGACGCGACGCCGGAGTCGCTCACCGAGGCCGCGGCCTCCTGCGGCTTCCGGGGGGAGCGACGGCCCCTGCGCGTTCCGTTGCGGGACCTGGACTGGTCGCTCGATGGCGAGATTCTGACCCTCTCCTTCACCCTGCCTCCAGGCGGCTATGCGACCAGCGTGCTCCGCGAGTTGATGAAGACCGGGGAACTGGACGGGGTCCGGCCGCAGGGCCGGCCTGCCGCATGA
- a CDS encoding TIGR00300 family protein has translation MASAHETVILRGHIIDSLILAKVLDTILMMGGTFDLEEVRIGATRGEPSFARIVVRASSARLLEEILEAIQPHGASVERESDCAIEPAPADGILPESFYPTTHLPTQVRLKGEWIDVERIEMDLAIRVDAGLAAARAVPMGEVRKGDLVVTGREGIRVLPLERPMERDVFGFMEAQVSAERPHGHIIADIARRMQSLREDRGAGKPIGKVLLAGGPAIVHAGGREALAWLIESGFIHVLFAGNALAAHDLEAHLFGTSLGYRLAAGRAVPHGHEHHLRTINRIRAIGSIEQAVRSGVVTEGIMAACVRRGVHLVLAGSIRDDGPLPGVITDTVAAQRAMRAALPGVGLALLVASTLHAVATGNLLPATVPTVCVDVNPSVPTKLADRGSFQAVGLVMDAASFLRELARELGWKG, from the coding sequence ATGGCTTCCGCACACGAGACGGTCATCCTCCGCGGCCACATCATTGACTCGCTGATCCTGGCCAAGGTGCTCGACACCATCCTCATGATGGGTGGGACCTTCGACCTCGAGGAGGTCCGAATCGGCGCCACGCGGGGCGAGCCCTCCTTTGCCCGGATCGTCGTCCGGGCCTCGTCGGCCCGGTTGCTGGAAGAGATCCTCGAAGCGATCCAGCCCCACGGGGCTTCGGTCGAGCGGGAGTCGGACTGCGCGATCGAGCCAGCCCCGGCCGACGGGATCCTGCCCGAGTCCTTCTACCCCACGACCCATCTCCCGACCCAGGTCCGCCTGAAGGGCGAATGGATCGACGTGGAGCGGATCGAGATGGACCTCGCGATCCGCGTGGACGCCGGGCTTGCCGCGGCCCGGGCCGTGCCGATGGGGGAGGTGCGCAAGGGCGACCTGGTCGTCACCGGACGCGAGGGCATTCGGGTCCTCCCGCTGGAGCGGCCCATGGAGCGGGACGTCTTCGGGTTCATGGAGGCGCAGGTCTCGGCGGAGCGGCCCCACGGCCACATCATTGCCGACATCGCCCGCCGCATGCAGAGCCTGCGGGAGGATCGGGGGGCGGGGAAGCCGATCGGCAAGGTCCTGCTGGCCGGCGGTCCCGCCATCGTTCATGCGGGCGGCCGGGAGGCCCTGGCCTGGCTGATCGAGTCCGGCTTCATCCACGTCCTCTTCGCCGGCAACGCGCTGGCGGCCCACGACTTGGAGGCGCACCTGTTCGGAACCTCCCTGGGGTACCGGCTGGCCGCGGGCCGGGCCGTTCCGCACGGCCACGAGCATCACCTGCGCACGATCAACCGCATCCGGGCGATCGGCAGCATCGAGCAGGCGGTCCGGTCCGGCGTCGTCACGGAGGGAATCATGGCGGCCTGCGTCCGGCGCGGCGTCCACCTGGTGCTGGCCGGCTCGATCCGGGACGACGGGCCGCTGCCCGGGGTCATCACGGACACGGTGGCGGCGCAGCGGGCCATGCGGGCGGCCTTGCCGGGCGTGGGGTTGGCCCTGCTCGTGGCCTCTACGCTCCATGCGGTGGCGACGGGCAATCTGCTGCCGGCCACGGTGCCCACGGTCTGCGTGGACGTGAATCCCTCGGTGCCGACCAAGCTGGCCGACCGGGGCAGCTTCCAGGCCGTCGGTCTCGTCATGGACGCAGCCTCGTTCCTGCGGGAGCTGGCGCGCGAACTGGGGTGGAAGGGATGA